From a single Anomaloglossus baeobatrachus isolate aAnoBae1 chromosome 4, aAnoBae1.hap1, whole genome shotgun sequence genomic region:
- the LOC142301025 gene encoding histone H2B 1.1, with product MPDPAKSAPAPKKGSKKAVTKTQKKDGKKRRKSRKESYAIYVYKVLKQVHPDTGISSKAMGIMNCFVGDIFERIAGEASRLAHYNKRHTITSREIQTAVRLLLPGELAKHAVSEGTKAVTKYTSAK from the coding sequence ATGCCTGATCCCGCCAAGTCCGCCCCAGCGCCCaagaagggctccaagaaagccgtgaccaagactcagaagaaggacggcaagaagcggaggaagagccggaaggagagctatgccatctacgtgtacaaggtgctgaagcaggtgcaccccgacaccggcatctcctccaaggccatgggcatcatgaactgcttcgtcggtgacatcttcgagcgcatcgcaggggaagcctcccgcctggcgcactacaacaagcgccacaccatcacctcccgggagatccagaccgccgtgcgcctgctgctgcccggagagctggccaagcacgccgtgtccgagggcaccaaggccgtcaccaagtacaccagcgccaagtga